In the genome of Neovison vison isolate M4711 chromosome 3, ASM_NN_V1, whole genome shotgun sequence, one region contains:
- the IL31 gene encoding interleukin-31 translates to MLSHAGPARFTLFLLCCMETSLTSHAAPAQQLQPRDVRKIILELQHLSKGLLEDYLKRETGVPESNHFLLPCLTSDSQPLRINSSAILPYFRAIKPLSDKNMIDKITEQLDKLKFQHEPETEVSVPADTFESKSFILTILQQFSACLERVFKSLNPGPQ, encoded by the exons ATGCTCTCCCACGCAG GACCCGCCAGGTTCACCCTGTTCCTGCTCTGCTGCATGGAAACTTCGCTGACCTCCCATGCAGCGCCCGCCCAACAGCTACAACCACGCGATGTTCGGAAAATCATCTTGGAATTACAGCACTTGTCGAAGGGACTTTTGGAAGACTAT ctgaagagagagacaggggtgCCGGAATCCAACCATTTCCTGTTGCCGTGTCTCACCTCTGATTCCCAGCCACTACGGATCAACAGCTCAGCCATCCTGCCTTATTTCAGGGCGATCAAACCATTATCAGACAAGAACATGATCGATAAAATCACAGAACAGCTCGACAAACTCAAATTTCAACACGAGCCAGAAACAGAAGTTTCTGTGCCTGCAGATACCTTTGAAAGTAAAAGCTTCATCTTGACGATTTTACAACAGTTCTCGGCGTGCCTGGAACGTGTGTTTAAATCACTGAACCCCGGACCCCAGTAG